One window from the genome of Streptomyces sp. NBC_00708 encodes:
- a CDS encoding MFS transporter translates to MASTVSDRPGYGQLLRTPGAWTFLLPGFAARQPFAMLTIGIVLLVQHTTGSYGSAGAVAAVTGVSMALFAPQTGKLADRFGQRAVLLPGVLVHSAAVSLLVTLALADAPLWALFVAAVPTGASVPQIGPMVRARWAAVLGAAPGREASPLLATAAAFESVTDEFTFVIGPVLATALCTGVHPAAGLIAEAALTLVGGLLFAARRATQPPVRDRALPGGERHVSALSIPGVRVLAVAFLGIGSVFGGMQVSLTAFAEEIGNPGANGVLYGIFAAGNMLAGIACGAVAWKSGPRRRLITGYTALALTASGLWAIHSVPLLAALGLLVGLCIAPALISGYTLVEALVPGSARTEAFTWLTGAVALGQAAAVTVAGRLADGHGASAGFLVPLVGTVLALVTLVALRSRLLPTGVGRTVARGIGHRGPVTVD, encoded by the coding sequence GTGGCGTCCACGGTCTCCGACCGCCCCGGATACGGGCAGTTGCTGCGCACCCCCGGTGCGTGGACCTTCCTCCTTCCCGGCTTCGCCGCACGGCAGCCCTTCGCGATGCTGACGATCGGCATCGTGCTGCTGGTCCAGCACACCACCGGCTCGTACGGCAGCGCGGGCGCCGTCGCGGCCGTCACCGGGGTCTCCATGGCTCTGTTCGCCCCGCAGACCGGCAAACTCGCCGACCGCTTCGGCCAGCGGGCCGTGCTGCTGCCCGGTGTGCTGGTCCACTCCGCCGCCGTCTCCCTCCTGGTGACGCTCGCGCTGGCGGACGCGCCCCTGTGGGCCCTGTTCGTGGCGGCCGTCCCGACCGGCGCCTCCGTCCCGCAGATCGGCCCCATGGTGCGGGCCCGCTGGGCCGCCGTGCTGGGGGCGGCGCCCGGCCGCGAGGCGTCGCCGCTGCTGGCGACGGCCGCCGCGTTCGAGTCGGTGACGGACGAGTTCACCTTCGTCATCGGCCCCGTCCTCGCCACCGCGCTGTGCACGGGCGTGCACCCCGCGGCCGGCCTGATCGCGGAAGCCGCGCTCACCCTGGTGGGCGGCCTGCTGTTCGCCGCGCGGCGCGCCACCCAGCCGCCCGTCCGCGACCGCGCCCTGCCCGGCGGCGAACGGCACGTCTCCGCCCTGTCCATCCCGGGCGTGCGCGTGCTCGCGGTCGCCTTCCTCGGCATCGGCTCGGTCTTCGGCGGCATGCAGGTCTCGCTGACCGCGTTCGCCGAGGAGATCGGCAACCCGGGCGCGAACGGTGTGCTGTACGGGATCTTCGCCGCCGGCAACATGCTCGCCGGGATCGCCTGCGGGGCCGTCGCCTGGAAGTCCGGGCCCCGCCGCCGCCTGATCACCGGCTACACGGCCCTGGCGCTGACCGCGTCGGGCCTGTGGGCGATACATTCCGTCCCGCTGCTCGCCGCGCTCGGCCTGCTGGTCGGCCTCTGCATCGCTCCGGCCCTGATCAGCGGCTACACGCTGGTCGAGGCGCTGGTGCCGGGCTCCGCGCGGACCGAGGCGTTCACCTGGCTGACGGGCGCGGTCGCGCTGGGCCAGGCGGCCGCGGTGACGGTGGCCGGCCGGCTCGCGGACGGGCACGGCGCGAGCGCCGGATTCCTGGTCCCGCTGGTGGGTACGGTGCTGGCGCTGGTGACCCTGGTGGCCCTGCGTTCGAGGCTCCTGCCGACGGGCGTGGGACGGACCGTGGCGCGTGGTATCGGTCACCGCGGGCCGGTCACGGTGGACTGA
- a CDS encoding FmdB family transcriptional regulator: protein MPTYQYQCTECGEGLEAVQKFTDDALTVCPNCDGRLKKVFSAVGIVFKGSGFYRNDSRGSSSSSTPASSASKTSGSGSSSGSSSTSSETKSSAAPASTSSASSSSSSTSGSSAA, encoded by the coding sequence GTGCCGACCTACCAGTACCAGTGCACCGAGTGTGGCGAGGGCCTCGAAGCGGTGCAGAAGTTCACCGATGACGCCCTCACGGTGTGCCCGAACTGCGACGGACGCCTGAAGAAGGTGTTCTCGGCGGTCGGCATCGTGTTCAAGGGTTCCGGCTTCTACCGGAACGACAGCCGCGGCTCCTCGTCGAGCAGCACGCCGGCTTCCTCCGCCTCGAAGACCTCCGGTTCCGGATCGTCCTCCGGCAGCTCCTCGACGTCGTCGGAGACCAAGTCGTCGGCCGCCCCGGCGTCCACGTCGTCCGCCTCGTCGTCCTCTTCCTCGACGAGCGGTTCGTCGGCCGCCTGA
- a CDS encoding S-methyl-5'-thioadenosine phosphorylase, which translates to MANAEIGVIGGSGLYSFLEDVTEVRVETPYGEPSDSVFIGETGGRRVAFLPRHGRGHHVPPHRINYRANLWALRSVGVRQVLAPCAVGGLRPEYGPGTLLVPDQLVDRTKTRVQTYYDGETPVDGLLPNVVHLGFADPYCPTGRKVALAAARGRDWEAVDGGTLVVVEGPRFSTRAESRWHAAMGWSVVGMTGHPEAVLARELGLCYTTMTLVTDLDAGAEAGEGVSHEEVLKVFAANVDRLRSVLFDAVAGLPPEADRGCPCGHALDGMDTGITLP; encoded by the coding sequence ATGGCGAACGCAGAGATCGGTGTGATCGGCGGCTCGGGGCTGTACTCCTTCCTGGAGGACGTCACCGAGGTCCGCGTGGAAACCCCCTACGGAGAGCCCAGCGACTCCGTCTTCATCGGCGAGACGGGCGGCCGCCGGGTCGCCTTCCTCCCCCGGCACGGCCGCGGCCACCACGTGCCCCCGCACCGCATCAACTACCGCGCCAACCTGTGGGCGCTGCGCTCGGTCGGCGTGCGCCAGGTGCTCGCCCCGTGCGCGGTGGGCGGTCTGCGCCCGGAGTACGGGCCGGGCACCCTGCTCGTACCGGACCAGCTGGTGGACCGCACGAAGACCCGCGTCCAGACCTATTACGACGGTGAGACCCCGGTCGACGGGCTCCTGCCGAACGTGGTGCACCTGGGGTTCGCGGACCCGTACTGCCCCACGGGCCGCAAGGTGGCGCTGGCCGCCGCGCGGGGGCGGGACTGGGAGGCCGTGGACGGCGGCACGCTGGTGGTCGTCGAGGGGCCGCGCTTCTCGACCCGCGCCGAATCGCGCTGGCATGCCGCGATGGGCTGGTCCGTGGTCGGCATGACGGGGCACCCGGAGGCGGTGCTCGCGCGCGAACTGGGCCTCTGCTACACCACGATGACGCTGGTCACGGACCTGGACGCGGGCGCGGAGGCCGGTGAGGGCGTCTCCCACGAGGAGGTGCTGAAGGTGTTCGCGGCCAATGTGGACCGGCTGCGCTCGGTCCTCTTCGACGCGGTGGCCGGGCTGCCTCCGGAGGCGGACCGGGGGTGCCCGTGCGGGCACGCGCTGGACGGGATGGACACGGGGATCACGCTGCCGTAG
- the mscL gene encoding large conductance mechanosensitive channel protein MscL, whose product MSETKKVSLLEGFKAFLMRGNVIDLAVAVVIGAAFTNIVNSIVKGVINPLVGAFGTKDLEHYSSCLKGPCTTDPATGEATEGIRILWGSVLSATLSFLITAAVVYFLMVLPMAKYLARRAAMQAAKEGVQETLEVSELEVLKEIRDALVAQRGGGGSPA is encoded by the coding sequence GTGAGCGAGACGAAGAAGGTCAGTCTGCTGGAGGGCTTCAAGGCCTTCCTGATGCGTGGCAACGTGATCGATCTGGCGGTGGCCGTCGTCATCGGCGCGGCGTTCACGAACATCGTGAACTCGATCGTCAAGGGGGTCATCAATCCGCTCGTCGGTGCGTTCGGCACCAAGGACCTGGAGCACTACAGCTCCTGCCTGAAGGGTCCGTGCACGACGGACCCCGCCACGGGCGAGGCGACGGAAGGCATCCGGATTCTGTGGGGCTCGGTGCTCAGCGCGACGCTCAGCTTCCTGATCACCGCTGCCGTCGTCTACTTCCTGATGGTCCTGCCGATGGCGAAGTACCTCGCCCGGCGTGCCGCGATGCAGGCGGCGAAGGAAGGCGTCCAGGAGACGCTGGAGGTGAGCGAGCTGGAGGTGCTGAAGGAGATCCGCGACGCCCTGGTCGCGCAGCGCGGGGGCGGCGGCAGCCCGGCCTAG
- a CDS encoding Rieske 2Fe-2S domain-containing protein, which produces MTETDAPPPGDPKQPPPRDPGSAPFGAPGQPASGDPREALHDRIAADSLTTRRDYLRIVATVSGGLAVGGLGVAGGMLPRHGDPDEDGKAPAPKKIASQLLPGESIAFDYPDEEDRAVAVRLNDGTLVGYSAICTHLACGVLWRKDRGTEGELYCPCHEGVFDARSGEVTAGPPPRGLPKVVLTEETDGSIWAVGTTRSGESIEHGLCRQFGEDRPDLASRLGCPGVRDGAEAPAAPGTARTVAPGPVAPGPSRTRTRTGAGATGTSGSPT; this is translated from the coding sequence GTGACCGAAACCGACGCGCCGCCCCCCGGCGACCCGAAGCAGCCCCCGCCCCGCGACCCGGGCAGCGCGCCCTTCGGCGCGCCCGGACAGCCGGCGTCCGGGGACCCCCGTGAAGCCCTGCACGACCGGATCGCCGCCGATTCCCTCACCACCCGCCGCGACTACCTGCGGATCGTCGCCACCGTCTCCGGCGGGCTCGCCGTCGGCGGCCTCGGCGTCGCCGGCGGCATGCTGCCCCGCCACGGCGACCCCGACGAGGACGGCAAGGCCCCCGCACCGAAGAAGATCGCCTCCCAGCTCCTTCCCGGCGAGTCCATCGCCTTCGACTATCCCGACGAGGAGGACCGCGCGGTCGCCGTCCGGCTCAACGACGGCACGCTCGTCGGCTACTCCGCGATCTGCACCCACCTCGCCTGCGGCGTGCTCTGGCGCAAGGACCGGGGCACCGAGGGCGAGCTGTACTGCCCCTGCCACGAGGGCGTCTTCGACGCCCGCAGCGGCGAGGTCACCGCGGGACCGCCGCCCCGGGGACTGCCGAAGGTCGTCCTCACCGAGGAGACCGACGGCAGCATCTGGGCGGTCGGCACCACCCGGTCCGGCGAGAGCATCGAGCACGGGCTGTGCCGCCAGTTCGGCGAGGACCGCCCCGACCTGGCCTCCCGGCTCGGCTGCCCCGGCGTCCGCGACGGTGCCGAGGCACCCGCCGCACCCGGAACCGCCCGCACGGTGGCCCCCGGGCCCGTCGCCCCGGGGCCGTCCCGTACGCGCACCCGTACCGGAGCCGGTGCCACCGGCACTTCCGGGAGCCCGACATGA